AGGTATAAATATTAAAATATCTAATCTTTTTGCTTTAAAAATGTTTTGATAAGTGTCCCCTCTTAATTGAGTGTATCCCCAAGGATCAATAAAAAATAAGTGATTTGTTTTAGTTTTATGGTCAGCTTTTGACAATACGTCATTAATAAATTCGTTAGCATCTTTATTAAAACATAAAACTCTGTTGCCATCAGGTTCTAAATTTTTTATTAAGTCTACATAAGATTCTTCTTTAATATCGTTTAAAACGAGATGTATATTTTGTTGCTTGAATTACTGATGGATGTTATAACATTTTTGGCGATTATGGCGCTGCCTTCTTCGCCATTATTTGATATGCCTTTTCCGGCAAAAGGCTCAACTATAAAAATATCAGTAAAATACAACCTCATCATTATTGATAAGTACGCTTTTAAATATTTTTCATAAATAGATAATTTTATTATGGTTTTCTATATTCCCTTTTGTATCCATTGTATCATCTATAAAATTATTTAAATTTTTAAATACTAAGTATAAATAAATATATATACACTTTAACATATTTTATATAAAATAGAATATAATGTCAAAAACAAGATGAGGATTTTTGTTATAATTTAAAAGTTTAGAGGAGACACAGCAACAAATTTTATATGCCCCCCCCCCTATTTTTTTAAGTCATATAAGTTTATATTTTCCAGGCAAAATATACTTTGAATATTTTTCAGCGCAAATACAAGCGGGAAACCGCATCGCTATTATAGGAAATAATGGAACCGGCAAATCATCTCTGCTCAAAATTATCAAAGGCGATCTGCCTGCCTCTGAAGGCGAAATACAAAATAAAAACGTTTCTTTTGGCTATGTTCCGCAGTTAATTTATAAATATGAAAATTTAAGCGGCAGCGAGAAATTTAACAGAGCTTTAAGTGTTGCTTTTTCAAATCATCCTGATATATTACTTTTAGACGAACCGACAAATCATTTAGATCTAAAAAATCGCAGATCTCTTATAAAAATGCTGAACTTTTATAAAGGCACTCTGGTAGTAGTATCCCATGACACAGAGCTGTTAAGAAGATCTATTGACATATTGTGGCATATAGATAACGGGAAAGTGAGTGTTTTCAACGGGAAATATGACGACTACTGCCAAACAATAATGCAAGAGCGCCAAAATATTGAAAATGAGCTTGAATTTCTTGCAAAGGAAAAGAAAGAAAATCATAAAGCTTTAATGAAAGAACAGCAGCGCGCAAAAAAAACAAAGAAAGAGGCAAAAAATTTGTTGAGCGTAAAAAATGGCTGCCCGCATTGGGAGATTTAAACCAGAGTTATGCTCAGAAAACAACCGGCAAAAACAAAGGGTCTATTTCAAACAAAAGAAAAATATTAAACGAACGTCTTTCAAGTTTAAGACTTCCTGAAATAATAAAACCAAGTTTTTCTTTAACAGCTAAAGATATAGCTTCAAAAACGATTGTTTCAATAAGCGGTGGACAAACGGGATACGGACATAAAATAATTTCAAAAGATATAAATCTGTCAGTTGCAGGAAGCGAACATTTAGCGGTAACCGGCAGCAACAGTTCAGGTAAAACAACAGTGTTTAGGGCTATTTTACATTATCCGCAGATAAAAAAAACGGGCGTTTGGGATCTGCCGCGCTCTGAAGATATAGGTTATTTAGACCAGTGTTACAGTTCTTTAAGTGACATAAAAACAGTGTTAGAAACTCTGGCTGATTTGTCGCCTGAAAAAAACGCATGCCGAAATAAGAGATTTTTTAAATGATTTTTTATTCAGGAAAAATGAAGAAGTAAACAAACAAACAGGTGTCCGTTTTATCCGGCGGCGAAAAAGCAAGATTATCACTTGCTAAAATAGCATTACAGACGCCAAGACTGCTGCTTATAGACGAGATTACAAATAACATTGATTTGGAAACAAAAGAACACGTTATGCAGGCATTGAAAGAATATCCCGGAGCAATGATAATAATTTCCCATGACAGCGCATTTCTGGAAAATATAGGAATTACGCATTACTATAAGTTATAGACATATCGTTATCAAAAAAACTATACAGTTTTTATTCTTATTATTGTATTTTCAGGGAAAACAGAAAGGTCTCCGTCGACAGGTATTTTTACGGATTGACTAGCTTTCCCCGGCGCAAGCTCTTCAATAAGATTATTATTATCTTTATTGTAAATTTCATTTAAAATAATTTTCACCGGTTTAAACTTAAAAGGCGATAATATTTCTATTTCAGCTCCTTTTTTCAGCTTATTTCTCAATTCTATTGTTAAAAAGCCGTTTGCGTTGCTTTTTATGACGCCGGCATTTCTGTAATTGCTTTTACTTGAGGTATCAATATAATCCTGCGCTTCTATTCCCGGCATACCGTCAAAAAAACCTATAGTATATCCGCGGTTTTGCAGAGTTATCAGTTCTTTCATATATTCATCAGGATGCCAGCTGCCGGGGTTGTCAAAATAATCGTCAATTGCTTTACGATAAACCCTTGCTGTCTGCGCCGCATAATATTCGCTTTTATTCCTTCCTTCTATTTTTAAAGAATCAATCCCTATGCTTATAATTTTATCCAGTTTCGGCATGAGACATAAATCTTTTGAATTTAAAACATATGAGCCTTTATCATCTTCTTCCATTTCTAAATATTCGCCCGGTCTTAGTTCCTCTTCAAGAAGCAGTCTGCTTTTATATTTCCACCTACACGAATGGGCGCACGCTCCCTGATTTGCGCTGCGCGAAGCCATAAATGCAGACATTAAACATCTCCCAGAATAACTTACACACATAGATCCGTGTATAAAAATTTCGAGTTTTATCTCTCTGCACTTTTCTCTTATTTCTCTGACTTCAGAAAAG
This genomic interval from Candidatus Endomicrobiellum trichonymphae contains the following:
- a CDS encoding ATP-binding cassette domain-containing protein, encoding MSVLSGGEKARLSLAKIALQTPRLLLIDEITNNIDLETKEHVMQALKEYPGAMIIISHDSAFLENIGITHYYKL
- a CDS encoding peptidase U32 family protein, which produces MKKPELLLPAGSLSKLKTAFLYGADAVYAGIPEMSLRVKSEFLLEEMEEGISFAHNIEKKVYLTLNLFSHNKDVDRLEKFAKTLKTLNPDGIIISDPGIFQYVKKEIPQIPIHISTQANICSWLTADFWKNLGAELCVLGREISFSEVREIREKCREIKLEIFIHGSMCVSYSGRCLMSAFMASRSANQGACAHSCRWKYKSRLLLEEELRPGEYLEMEEDDKGSYVLNSKDLCLMPKLDKIISIGIDSLKIEGRNKSEYYAAQTARVYRKAIDDYFDNPGSWHPDEYMKELITLQNRGYTIGFFDGMPGIEAQDYIDTSSKSNYRNAGVIKSNANGFLTIELRNKLKKGAEIEILSPFKFKPVKIILNEIYNKDNNNLIEELAPGKASQSVKIPVDGDLSVFPENTIIRIKTV